One genomic window of Amphiura filiformis chromosome 3, Afil_fr2py, whole genome shotgun sequence includes the following:
- the LOC140148963 gene encoding ribosome-recycling factor, mitochondrial-like: MAGHAARLMKPMFPLMYSPIGRIGTNTCKRLQWNHQIGQSCSRLPISVIQPTTVELMQCSAIHTTQILAKKDKGKKKKGTKVDTTTSADTSILDLGEVKRDMDKALEILKHDYIKSLSIRSSHGSLDHIQVETSDGKFPLNHLAQIATKSNNMMVVNMSNFPQATEAAAQAIQQSGMNLNPEVDGHTIKVPVPKVTKEHRENLAKVAKTMCNETKVNIRNVRNKYATIIKKHGQGKSKDVVFKLEKQIQQLLDESNNSATDILAAKTKELLGK, translated from the exons ATGGCAGGACATGCAGCTAGATTGATGAAACCCATGTTTCCCCTAATGTATTCTCCCATTGGTAGAATTGGTACAAACACTTGCAAGAGATTACAATGGAACCACCAGATTGGACAATCATGCAGCAGACTTCCAATAAGCGTCATCCAGCCAACCACTGTAGAATTAATGCAATGTAGTGCTATTCATACCACACAGATTCTTGCCAAGAAAGATAAAG GCAAAAAGAAGAAAGGTACAAAAGTTGATACTACTACCTCAGCAGACACAAGTATTCTAGACCTTGGTGAGGTAAAACGTGATATGGATAAAGCCTTGGAAATCCTGAAGCACGATTACATCAAAAGCCTCAGTATACGCTCATCACATG GTTCACTTGATCACATTCAAGTAGAGACATCTGATGGGAAATTCCCATTAAATCACTTAGCTCAGATAGCAACTAAGTCTAACAACATGATGGTGGTCAACATGTCAAATTTTCCACAG gCAACTGAAGCAGCAGCTCAAGCCATCCAACAGAGTGGTATGAATCTCAATCCAGAGGTTGATGGACATACAATCAAAGTACCTGTGCCCAA GGTTACAAAGGAGCATCGTGAGAATCTAGCCAAGGTTGCCAAGACGATGTGTAATGAGACCAAGGTCAACATACGCAATGTGCGGAACAAATATGCCACCATCATCAAGAAACATGGCCAGGGGAAATCAAAAGATGTTGTATTCAAATTAGAAAAACAAATTCAGCAGCTTTTAGATGAGAGTAATAATAGTGCTACTGATATATTAGCTGCAAAAACTAAGGAACTACTAGGAAAATGA